The nucleotide sequence GTGGGCGTGGCGGGCGGCCTCCTCGCCGGCGTGGGCGGCCTCCAGCCGCTCTCGCTCCAGGGCGTGGCTCTTGAACACCTCGACCGCGGCGACCATCTCGCCGACCTCGGAGCGCCGATCGTAAACCGGAACCTCGACGGTGAGGTCGCCGCGCGCCAGCGCCGCCATGGTCGCGGTGATGCTGCGCAACGGCCGCACCACCGCGCCGAGCACCGTCCAGAAGCCGAAGCCGACGACGCCAAGGCTCGCCAGCGACAGCGCGGCCACCAGCATGCGGGCGTTGTCGTTGGAGCCCTTCGCGGCCTGGAACGCGCTGTGGGCCCGCTCGGTCTGCAGATCGACCAGCTTTTCGAGCACCGAGGTGATGGGGTCAACCGCCGCGTAGAGCCGTTCGGTCACGAAACGGTCGAGCGCGAGGCGATCCTGGCGGGCCATGATGTCGCGCAGCTCCGCCAGCGCCGGCTCGGCCGCCGACATCAGCCGCTTGGCATCGCGCACCAGCCGCGCCTCCTCGTCGTCGATCCCGATGGCGGCGGCGTAGGCGCCGAAGGTGCGGGCCGCGAGCGCAAGCGCCTCGTCCATCTGACGGCGGCCAACCTCGAACGGCGCGATGCCGGCGCGAACCTTGTGGGCGTTGTCGACAACGGACACGGCATAGGCGTCGCTGACGTGCTTGAGCAGATCCATCGGCTTCACGCGGTCGGCATAGACCGACTGCAGGCCGTGCTCGGCGACGTCCGCCACGTGAAAGGTCGAAACGCCCAACAAGCCAAGGGCAATCGTCAACGCGGTCAACACCGCGAGCAGTCGGGCTTTGATTGTCGTCATGTCTCCCTCCGGGAGCGTGGAGCCGAGACCGTGGCTGTTCCACGCTGGCTCTCATCCGGCCGCGTAACGGAGACGGCGTTAGTTATTGATTAAATGAAGCGCCGGAGATGAAATTGACGCACACAATTTTCCGAACGAGATGCACCAATCGTCGTCGCGTGCGCCACGCGGTTCCGGGCGACCGTTCGCGGAAACGCCCGCCGCAAGGTCCGAATCGGACAGGGTTCGGCGACTGGGCTGATCGGCCGGATTTGGCATCACAGCATCACAGCACCTTGCCGGGGTTGAACAGGCCGCCCGGATCGAGCGCGCGTTTGACGGCGTGCATCAGGTCGAGTTCGACGGCGTCCTTGACGCCGGGCAGCAGCGCCCGCTTCAGCCGGCCGATGCCGTGCTCGGCCGAGATCGAGCCTTTGTGGCGGGCGACGACGGCGTGCACCGCGGCGTTCATCTCCTCCCAGCGGGCGAGGAACGCCGCCGTATCGGCACCAACCGGCTGGCTGACGTTGAAATGGATGTTGCCGTCGCCGAGGTGGCCGAACGGCACCACGCGCGAGCCGGGGACGACCGCCTCCACCGCCGCCGACGCCTCGGCGATGAAGGCCGGCGCCGCCGTCAGGGGCACCGAAACGTCGTGCTTGATCGAGGCGCCTTCCGGCTTCTGCGCCTCCGGAACGGTCTCGCGCAGCCGCCACAGCGCGGCGCGGGCGGCCAGGCTGTCGGCGATCACGGCGTCCTCGATCAGGCTGCCGCCATGAGCCTCGGCCAAAAGGTGCTCGAGCACGTCGCGCAGGCCGCCGGGGTCGGGCGAGGAGACCTCCAGCAGCACATACCAGGAATGCGTCCCGGCCAGGGGATCGCGACTGCCCGGAATATGGGCGAGCACGAAATCGAGGCAGATACGGGCCATCACCTCGAAGGTGGTGACGGCGGCGCCGGCATGGGCGCGGACGAGGCCGAGCAGCGCCAATGCCGCCTGCGGCGAGGCGACGCCGACCAGCGCGGTCTCGATCGAGCGCGGCGCCGGGAACAGCTTCAGCACCGCGGCGGTGATGATGCCGAGGGTGCCTTCGGCGCCGATGAACAGATGGCGCAGGTCGTAGCCGGTATTGTCCTTGCGCAACTTGCGCAGGCCGCGCCAGATGCGGCCGTCGGCCAGCACCACCTCCAGCCCGAGCACGAGGTCACGGGCGGTGCCGTAGGCGATCACCTGGGTGCCGCCGGCGTTGGTGGCGAGGTTGCCGCCGATGGTGGCGGTGCCCTCGGCGGCGAGCGACAGCGGGAACAGCCGGCCGACCGCGGCGGCGGCATCCTGGGCCCGCTTCAGGGTGACGCCGGCCTCGCAAATCATGGTCTGGGTGTCGAGGTCGACTTCGCGGATGCGGTCGAGCCGGGCGGTGGAGAGCACCAGTTCGCGGCCGCTGCGGTCGGGAATCTGGCCGCCGACCAGGCCGGTATTGCCGCCCTGCGGCACGATCGGCGTCGCGGTTTCGCCGCACAGCCGCACCACCGCCGCCACCTCATCGGTCGAGCCCGGCCGGACCACCGCCCGCGCCACACCGGCGAACAGCCCGCGCGGCTCATTGAGGTAGGGCGCGCTGTCGGCGGAGCCGGTCAGGACGTGGCGCGCGCCGACCACGGCGGCGAGGCGATCGAGCAACGGGTCGGGCAACGCGGTCATCGGAGCGGACGTCCTGCTGCCGCCATGAAGCACGGCGTCCCGAAGAACGGGCGATGCCCGGCATCTCCGGCCGCGCGCGAAGCGGGGCGGCGTGGTGCCGGCCGTCCCGGCGCGCCGCCCGTTGCGCCGCGGCGCCTCGGCTCAGCCGCCCTCGCCGACCTTGGCGTTCTCGGCCTTGGATTTGGGCTCATCGGCGAGACCGTGCTTCAGCTTGGTTTCGATCTTCGCCAGATCATCCGGCTCGGGCTTGAGGTCGCGGGCGTGGCTCCACTGGAACACCGCTTCGAGCCTGCGCCCCACCTTCCAATAAGCGTCGCCGAGATGGTCGTTGATCACCGGATCGTCGGGCTTCAGCTCGATGGCGCGCTCAAGCTCCGCCACCGCCTCATCGACGCGGCCGAGCTTGAAATGCGCCCAGCCCAGGCTGTCGACGATATAGCCGTCATCCGGCCGAAGCTGGACGGCGCGGCGGATCATCTCGATTCCCGGCTCAAGGTTGATGCCCTGATCGATCCAGGAATAGCCGAGATAGTTCAGCACGTGCGGCTGGTCCGGAAACAGCTCCAGCGCCTTCTTGAAATCGACCTCGGCCCTCGACCACTCCTTGGAGCGCTCAAGGCAGATGCCGCGGAAGTAATAGATCATCCAGTTCCGGCGTTCCGGCTGGTCGATGCTGTCAATTCC is from Blastochloris viridis and encodes:
- a CDS encoding FAD-binding oxidoreductase is translated as MTALPDPLLDRLAAVVGARHVLTGSADSAPYLNEPRGLFAGVARAVVRPGSTDEVAAVVRLCGETATPIVPQGGNTGLVGGQIPDRSGRELVLSTARLDRIREVDLDTQTMICEAGVTLKRAQDAAAAVGRLFPLSLAAEGTATIGGNLATNAGGTQVIAYGTARDLVLGLEVVLADGRIWRGLRKLRKDNTGYDLRHLFIGAEGTLGIITAAVLKLFPAPRSIETALVGVASPQAALALLGLVRAHAGAAVTTFEVMARICLDFVLAHIPGSRDPLAGTHSWYVLLEVSSPDPGGLRDVLEHLLAEAHGGSLIEDAVIADSLAARAALWRLRETVPEAQKPEGASIKHDVSVPLTAAPAFIAEASAAVEAVVPGSRVVPFGHLGDGNIHFNVSQPVGADTAAFLARWEEMNAAVHAVVARHKGSISAEHGIGRLKRALLPGVKDAVELDLMHAVKRALDPGGLFNPGKVL